The Fundidesulfovibrio terrae genomic sequence ATGGGCCTGGGTTTGGTGATGAACTTGGTGACGGAGGTGAGGAATCCGTAGTGGGAGCCGTGGTCCTCGAAGCGGACCCGCAACCCCATGCCGGGCTTGGGGCAGTTCTTGAGTCCGGAGCTTATGGGCATTTCGGCGATGATGGTCTCGGAGCCGTCCACGCCCAGGATTGAAGACTGGTCGTAGAGGTGGCTCCCCGTGAACTGGATGTCCAGGGGGTCGAGGACCTTGAGCGAAACCTGGCTGGCGTCGCCCACGCGTGCGGTGGCGTCGCGCATGGAGCGGCTGCTGGCCAGGTGCGGTCGGGCGTCCCGGGATGTTTCCTTGCACTCGTCGCCCTGCATGCACTCCATTTTTTTGAGATGGTCGATGAACCGGGACACGGCCTGGCTCGATGTCGACCCGTTACGGAAGGCCATCCCGAGGTTCAGCAGGCCATCCTTGCGGGTGCAGGCGCGCACCTGGGCCGACAGGGTCTGGGTGCGGAGGCCGTCCACGGGGAGACGGATGTCGAGCTGGTCGCCTTTCTTGACGGAGCGGTCGAGCCCGGCCTCGCGCGTGCTGGCCACGATGCGGCATCCGCCCATGCTGATGTCGCGGATGTGACCGCTTGCGAACAGGCTCTGCCCTTCGATGATGGTGGGGACGAGGCATTTGATGCGCGGGTGGCTGCGCAGGGCCCGGCTCTCGACCTCCTTGGGATAAGAGAGGATGAGCACCGGCGAGGGGTGCTTGAGCCAGTTGAGCACCTGCACTTCGAAACCGTAGAGCGCGCCGTCGTTCTCCAGGCTCACCAGCACGTCCGAATCGGGTTCGTATCCGGTCTTGGAGGACTGCACCGGCGAAGGCTTCACAATGAGGAACTCGCCGGGCTTGTATCCCAGCACCGCGGCGCGTCCGCCTCGTTCCTCCGCCCCGGTGCGCAGGGACACGGGCTGCCCCACGGACAGGGCAAGGTTCACTTCCGGAACCGCAAGGGAAGCGTCTGATTCGTTGTCGGCAGGGGGGCGGTTCATAGGCAAATCCGTTGCGGCGGCATTGCCGCCATGGAGTGTCCACGTCGGGAGAAGCTTGCAAGGCCGGGCCATGAATGCACGACGACTACAACTAACTCATGAAAGACTTTAAGAAAAGAGGGGGAAAACACGAAAAAGCGATGTTTCGTCAACAGGTTGCGTTTCGCTCGCCGGCTCGCGCCTGCGCCAAGCGGCGGGCTCGCCTGATTTTGTCCGCCTTTCTGGCGGGCAGGTCAGGCCTGGATCACCTTCCCGAGGGACCGGGCTTCCCGCGTCTGGCTCTTGGCCAGGTACATGGCCGCGTCCGCGTAGGCCATGAGGGAGTAAGGATCGGAGCCGTCCTGGGGGGAGACCGCAAGCCCCAGGCTGGCCCTCACCTCAATGGCCGCCCCCTTGACTCGGGCGGGTGCGTTGAGGGCCCTGGCCACCTTTTCGGACACCCGGGCCGCGGCCCGGCCGCTGTTGACACCGGGGATGACGACCACGAATTCATCGCCCCCCAGCCTGGCGATGGTGTCGTCGCCGCGCAGGGCCAGGGTGAGGCGCTTGGCCGTGAGCACCAGCAGTTCGTCGCCCGCGTCGTGCCCCAGGGTGTCGTTGACGGCCTTGAAGTCGTCCAGGTCGATGAACAGCACTCCCACGGATGTCCCGTGTCTGCCGGCCCTGTCCAGCGCTTCGGTGAGCCGGTCCAGGAACAGCGTCCGGTTGGGCAGGCCCGTCAGCTGGTCGTGGTGGGCCTTGTGGTGCAGTACGGCCTCGTTGTCGCAAATGGCGCGCTGCACGTTGCGCACGATGAACAGGCCGCAGGCGAAGCTGCTGGCGAAGCCCAGGGCGATGATCAGGTACACGGTCCATTGGGCGCGGCCGGTCTGCCGTTGCGCCTCGCCGATGAAGAGCGCGGCCGTGTCCCTGGAATAGGCCACGATGCCGTCGAGCTTGGCGCTGATTTCCTCGTAGGCGGGGGTGCCCAATGTCAGGATGAGTCCCTGGGCTGCGTCGAATTCTCCCTGGCGTGCCGTTTCCAGGATACCGTCTCGCACCGAGCGCCATTTGTTGAACAGGGCCACCGCCTGCTCCGCCTCGCTTTTGTCGCCGAGATAGAAATCCGAGACCGTGGCGAGATTTTTGAAGAAGCTCTCGTCCAGTTGGGCGATGTCTTCGATGGCGGCCTGGGCCCTGGCCTGGTCGCGGGCGAGCGCGGCGTAC encodes the following:
- a CDS encoding flagellar brake protein, whose protein sequence is MNRPPADNESDASLAVPEVNLALSVGQPVSLRTGAEERGGRAAVLGYKPGEFLIVKPSPVQSSKTGYEPDSDVLVSLENDGALYGFEVQVLNWLKHPSPVLILSYPKEVESRALRSHPRIKCLVPTIIEGQSLFASGHIRDISMGGCRIVASTREAGLDRSVKKGDQLDIRLPVDGLRTQTLSAQVRACTRKDGLLNLGMAFRNGSTSSQAVSRFIDHLKKMECMQGDECKETSRDARPHLASSRSMRDATARVGDASQVSLKVLDPLDIQFTGSHLYDQSSILGVDGSETIIAEMPISSGLKNCPKPGMGLRVRFEDHGSHYGFLTSVTKFITKPRPMVFFAYPKKIEILMRRKHPRVKCQLPASLENEHLRMSGYVTDISAGGCRVVANLDDGELICNVMTGDRFNLAIPMEGLRVASLRAQVKSFAQQGNTLSMGLVFGLDKTLASALGEFITRLDAAAR
- a CDS encoding diguanylate cyclase domain-containing protein, with the protein product MKTIRLHRYTKALLTAYGVFSLGLLGTCILVLVQTREVGESAEKLYAHPFAVSNAALEAQRVLTSVRERVLYAALARDQARAQAAIEDIAQLDESFFKNLATVSDFYLGDKSEAEQAVALFNKWRSVRDGILETARQGEFDAAQGLILTLGTPAYEEISAKLDGIVAYSRDTAALFIGEAQRQTGRAQWTVYLIIALGFASSFACGLFIVRNVQRAICDNEAVLHHKAHHDQLTGLPNRTLFLDRLTEALDRAGRHGTSVGVLFIDLDDFKAVNDTLGHDAGDELLVLTAKRLTLALRGDDTIARLGGDEFVVVIPGVNSGRAAARVSEKVARALNAPARVKGAAIEVRASLGLAVSPQDGSDPYSLMAYADAAMYLAKSQTREARSLGKVIQA